The genomic region GGGAGATATCAGGAAATTAATTTGCCAAGATGttgttaagggtattttggtctaTTCATGcttatttttggataaaaacaGATAACTTTACATAAGTGGTTATTTCTAAAATTACTTTATGAGGAAGgttatttttcacaattttctctaGAGAAAATGTAACCAGTTATGCAATTGATATGTAATTATGTTagttattgaattttgaatgAGAAATACCATCATCACTATGATGCAATTGACGGGCAAGACAAAATTGACTATACATACATGAAgtccatatttttttattcttttaaatagtaaaataaataagaaaaatgttataaacaaaaaataattcataaattaaaaagtaattgaTATTcataaaaagtaattaatacttttttcttggaacaaaatttttaatatatgatataaaataaaatacattaataaatgacttttaattttttttgtttttttatctttatatatAACCTGATgctttttttaaaagctttACTTATAATGTCAAGAATTTAAATTGAAGGTATGCCATGAATTGACCAAATATGatgttaaataatttaattaaagttGATAAAACCTGAAATGATGCATTTGAAttccatttaatttttaaaatcaacaacttgagtttgaaattatttgaattCAAATAACTCAAACTTCAAAGCAAACTCAAATATCTGAATGTCGGATCTACTTGAATGATGTGaatctaaaatattttgaatatgaaatgCCCAAAACTCAAAACATGGGGGAATCTAAAATCCACAATCCGCGTaaatttaaaaccaaaagaagCAAACCCAGAATAATTCGACCCAAATACAAAGCAACCCGACCCGGCTCCATTGCCACCTCCCCGCACAACGGTTATATCATGGGTTGTTCAAGGTTGAAATGCGCGCAGGTGAGGTGACTACCCGTAGCCGCCATACAATGCTCAAAACAAAGGCCTCTACAGACCTGGTTTCCCGCCCAATCATCATTCTTTCGAAAACCCAACTCCACAAGTTTCGACAACAATCTTTTACAGAAAAGCTCTTATCCTTTTTGAAAAAATGCACATCCATCAAACTCTTACAACAAATCCACGCCCAAATGCTCATCAATTCCATCCAAAAACCGAACTTCCTTCTCTCCAAAATCATTGACCTTAACAACTTCGCCTACGCTTCCCTTCTCTTCTCCCAAATCCCTCAACCCAATGATTACGCTTTCAATGTCATGATCCGTGGCCTTACTACCACATGGCAACACTACTCTACAActcttcatttttattatcaaatgaaatttttaggcTTAAAACCGAATAAATTCACTTacccttttttgtttattgCCTGTGCCAATCTTTTAGAGCTAAGTCACGGGCAGGCAGCTCATTCGTCGGTGTTTAGACTGGGGTTGGACGTTGATTCTCATACTACTCACTCTTTGATTACAATGTATGCTCGTTGCGGTGAATTGGGTAGTGCTCGTAGggtgtttgatgaaatatcTGAGAGGGATTTGGTGTCGTGGAACTCAATGATTTCGGGATATTCTAAAATGGGTTATGCGAATGAGGCGGTTGGTTTGTTTGGGAAGATGAGAGAGGAAGGATTTGTGCCTGATGAGATGACGTTAGTCAGTGTCCTTGGGGCGTGTGGGGATTTGGGGGATTTAAGTTTAGGGAGGTGGGTGGAGGGGTTTGCTATAGAACATAAGATCAAACTGAATTCATTTATTGCGTCTGCTTTGATTGGTATGTATGGAAAGTGTGGGGATTTTGTATCGGCGAGGGGGGTCTTTGATGGAATGGAGGGGAAGGATGTGGTCACCTGGAATGCGATGATCACTGGGTAAGCAAGTCTTATTCTGTGCAGTTGTTTTGATATCTATTTACGTAAGTGTCAAACCATAAGAagttttcttgttggcttGGACTAGTAAGGCCATAAGTTTGGGAATGGCACCTTAAAGACTGGGTATAACAATAAGAATGGTTGACATAAACAACGCCCAATTTACTAATCATATTAGTAacatgattttatttattaaacaaGTTATATGACATGACATGAAAAAGCCTGTTTATTTCAAACGGTGTGtgataattttaatactaGTTGACATGATAAGCCTGTTacatgattttatttattaaacaaGATATATGACATGACATGAAAGACcctatttaattaaaattaaaatggggtatgaaaattttaagcaaTGATAATGAATAAATTGGTTTAAACAGGTTATAGGGGCTAACATTTTgatacaattaattaaatgggTCAATGTAGAGCCTGTTTGgcctagctttttttttaactgaaaagttattatgaagcttttatgaaaaataatagcttttaaaattaatctaaaGTTGTTTGATAAGCTGTTtggcaaaataaattatttaagttctaatttaagttaaaattaccataagtCATGCCATCTTCTATCACCTAATAAAGCAAAACGGAGTAAATCTGTTTTGAGTTTATATACTTAAAATCAGAgaaatttataaagaaacGGAATAACTCTCAAACTTGTATAGTTGtaatagtattagattttttgGTGCAGAATAGAGTAGGCCTTTAAATAGTACTTGAATGTAGCtttgaattttggattttcttttctcttaatctttgtgagaacaaaaaaatcttAGATTTTGTTATTCTGTTGCTAggtcttttgttttttgaatagtctttgtagagagagataAAGGAAAGGGAGATCGTGATTTTGTGTTGGAGAAGGGTGATTTCCAAAAGGAGGGAGAGGAGAGGGACATTGATTGAGAGGGGAgcattttttgaaaagctgaCGTATTTTTAAAAAACGATAAGAGAAAACTCATTTCTGGAGCTTTTCTTTAAGCTCTgtttttagaattttgttctttgaaataaaactgtttgttttttttaagagcttctcaaaaatcttgtttggCTTGGCTTCTGTttttaagaggtagataagCTGAAAAAAAGCAAGGCCAAATTGGGATGCAGTCCATTTTGGATTAAGTGGCTCAACTCAAATTAGACAAAAAGTTTTGATTGGTTTACATGACTATCTAAACCTCAAATGTGCCTAACTATGTGTCGTGTTATTAGGTTGAGTCATAGATTACCAACAATAGTCAAAAGTCAAAACCACAAGTGAAGCAAAGGGGTTTTGCCCATAATACtttataaattcaattgtgaGGAGATCCATTGTATTGATTGGAATATGCTACCAACTACAAGATTTTGCTGTTTGAACTTGTGGTTTGTAATTATTCATGcgtgaaaattaaatttgttgCACTCCCTTTTCTTGGTAATTATTCATTCTAAAGAATTCAATCTGGTGTACTGATTGTTTTTATCCATAAGTATAAATGAAGCCTATAACAATGCTGTCTCTTTTCCTCCTgatatttaactttttttcttcttttttaagaTAACTTAGGATGATAAAGTAGAACATATggaattgaaaaataattaaagtcAGTTTACATCTGTattaaaatttggaaattattCTGAGGACTATCTCAAAAGTGATTGATTAGTCAGCTTATTCGCTGAACTTGGATTCTTTTCTGACAGTTCTTATGTGAAAATGATGGAAATTGATCCAACCAAGTTCTAGTATGATGTTTGAGTCTTGTGTCAATCTTATTCAAGTCCAAAGCTTTCCTTTATGTTGTATCTAATGTGCACTagaaatacattttttttcactagcaataaattctttaaataatttaaagttttatCATTCTTATATCAAATGAATGTCTTTTGTTGAGTTCTATGATAAGTATCTGTGTTGTCAATACGTAACAGGTATGCACAAAATGGAATGTCAGATGAAGCAATAAAGCTGTTTCATGGCATGAAGGATGCAGGAGTTATCCCAGACAAAATTACATTGGTTGGAGTTCTGTCAGCATGTGCCTCAATTGGGGCCCTAGACTTGGGGAAAAGGATTGACACATATGCATCACAAAGAGGCTTACAACGCAATATCTTTGTTTCTACTGCTTTGGTTGATATGTATGCTAAGTGTGGGAGCTTGGACAATGCACAAAGAGTATTTGAAAACATGCCTGTAAAAAATGAGGCTTCATGGAATGCAATGATTTCTGCTCTTGCTTTCCATGGGCGACCTCAGGAGGCTTTATCACTATTTGAACGCATGTCAAAAGAGGGTAGGGATGCCTGTCCAAATGATGTTACATTTGTAGGAGTACTTTCAGCATGTGTGCATGCAGGATTGGTTGATGAAGGCTGgcaatattttgaattgatgAACTCTTCATATGGGTTAACACCAAAAATTGAGCATTGCTCTTGCATGGTTGATCTTTTGGCACGTGCTGGTCAACTTTATGAAGCTTGGGATTTCATTGAGAAGATGCCTGAAAAACCAGATGAAATTGTACTGGGGGCACTACTTGGTGCCTGTCAGAAGCGCAAAAATGTTGATGTTGGTGAGAGGGTGATGCAACTTCTGCTGCAAATGGAGCCTTCAAATTCTGGAAACTATGTTATCTCATCAAAGATATATGCAAATTCAAGAAGGTGGGATGACTCAGCAAAAATGAGGGTGTTGATGAGGCAGAGGGGTGTCAATAAGACTCCTGGTTGTAGCTGGATTGAAATCGAAGCTCAACTTCATGAATTTCTTGCTGGGGATGGCTTGCAGTATCATTCAATCAAGATTCATCAAGTCTTTGACTTGCTGAATGCGGAGATGAAGAGGGAAGGTTACATTCCAAAGGTTGATTGTCTATAGagatagaaaaaaaagttcaGAAACATGCTTTCCTCTTAATCTTTTCAATACTGAAGAAACATACTCGGAATTTCTTTGCTGTCAGGTTTGTCAGTTTGGGCAACTTATTTactatcttttattttaaccTTATAAGTTGGTTATGTTTGCAAAGTTTTCATGGACGGCTTATCATCGCAAAAGCATCTGCTGCAAAGAAATGCTGTTTTGAAGAAGCGTGTCAATAGGTTAATTGTTTCAGTATTAAGATAGATCAAATATCTAAAAGTACaggtttctttaatttaactCTTGTAACCTTTACTCTCTCCTTAAATGTTGTCCTCCTGGTTCTGACTTTTAGCCACTTCtagcttgtcatcttctcacTTACAGAGTTATAGTTTATTGTTCTCTCTTATGGttgatatattattatatatcttATTTATGTCCAATCTAAATTATTCAGTTAAAACACTAAAGGTGGGGGAAGATCATGTCATCTGGAGTTATGGATCTATTAATCGTCAACATGGATAGTTGTTTGTGGTCAAGGACGGCCCAATGGTAGCCACACTTTATCTCTAACAAGTAGGTATTAAGTTCAAATCTCTGTACAACTTAGGTATTACATACATACAAACATACACACAGAgatacatatttatttatatttgtattgTTTTAGTAATTGGTGCATGCta from Theobroma cacao cultivar B97-61/B2 chromosome 9, Criollo_cocoa_genome_V2, whole genome shotgun sequence harbors:
- the LOC18589356 gene encoding pentatricopeptide repeat-containing protein At2g34400, which encodes MRAGEVTTRSRHTMLKTKASTDLVSRPIIILSKTQLHKFRQQSFTEKLLSFLKKCTSIKLLQQIHAQMLINSIQKPNFLLSKIIDLNNFAYASLLFSQIPQPNDYAFNVMIRGLTTTWQHYSTTLHFYYQMKFLGLKPNKFTYPFLFIACANLLELSHGQAAHSSVFRLGLDVDSHTTHSLITMYARCGELGSARRVFDEISERDLVSWNSMISGYSKMGYANEAVGLFGKMREEGFVPDEMTLVSVLGACGDLGDLSLGRWVEGFAIEHKIKLNSFIASALIGMYGKCGDFVSARGVFDGMEGKDVVTWNAMITGYAQNGMSDEAIKLFHGMKDAGVIPDKITLVGVLSACASIGALDLGKRIDTYASQRGLQRNIFVSTALVDMYAKCGSLDNAQRVFENMPVKNEASWNAMISALAFHGRPQEALSLFERMSKEGRDACPNDVTFVGVLSACVHAGLVDEGWQYFELMNSSYGLTPKIEHCSCMVDLLARAGQLYEAWDFIEKMPEKPDEIVLGALLGACQKRKNVDVGERVMQLLLQMEPSNSGNYVISSKIYANSRRWDDSAKMRVLMRQRGVNKTPGCSWIEIEAQLHEFLAGDGLQYHSIKIHQVFDLLNAEMKREGYIPKVDCL